A genomic region of Prosthecobacter algae contains the following coding sequences:
- a CDS encoding DNA-3-methyladenine glycosylase 2 family protein, with protein sequence MTLTDDTCYTALQARDARFDGVFFTGVKSTGIYCRPVCPARTPAAKSCAFYPTASAAEAAGFRPCLRCRPELAPGCRGTSLAEAVLTRLQERAVEGTRLGDLEADLGLSSRQVQRILGSEFGVTPVQVIQTQRLLLAKQLLQETGQPVSEIALASGFRSLRNFNALFQERYQLAPSACRRKGSPVSEGLRLRLAYRAPLAWTALMDYFRSRLVPGVEEICGVEYRRTVTLGKATGWLRVWPHEKEAVLLVEVSPSLMRHLGAVQNRVRRMFDLDARPDAIGSVLGADPLLAAVITQFPGLRVGGAWDTFELAVRAVLGQQITVAAATTLSGRLAARIGNEMETPFPQLHRHAITAEAMQALTVEDLCHMGLVRARAETLKHLAQFALEGGLEFPPGLDHESAVAKLVELPGIGPWTAHYIAMRALRFPDAFPAADLGLRKAIGEGILIPTKQAELRSLDWRPWRAYAAAALWKSLTP encoded by the coding sequence ATGACACTCACGGACGACACCTGCTACACAGCCCTCCAGGCACGCGATGCGCGCTTTGACGGCGTGTTTTTTACTGGAGTGAAATCCACGGGGATTTATTGCCGCCCGGTGTGCCCGGCGCGGACACCAGCGGCAAAGTCCTGCGCATTTTACCCCACGGCGAGTGCGGCGGAGGCGGCGGGGTTTCGCCCCTGCCTCCGCTGCCGCCCGGAACTGGCCCCCGGGTGTCGCGGCACCTCGCTCGCAGAAGCTGTTTTGACTCGGCTGCAGGAACGCGCGGTGGAAGGCACACGACTGGGAGATCTGGAGGCAGATCTTGGCCTGAGCTCCCGCCAAGTACAGCGGATTCTGGGCAGCGAGTTTGGGGTGACCCCGGTGCAGGTCATCCAAACACAACGCCTGCTGCTGGCCAAGCAACTGCTCCAGGAGACAGGCCAACCCGTGAGTGAAATTGCCCTGGCGTCCGGCTTCCGCAGCCTACGCAATTTTAATGCGCTGTTTCAGGAGCGCTACCAGCTAGCCCCGAGTGCCTGCCGTCGCAAAGGCAGTCCCGTGAGTGAAGGCCTGCGTCTGCGACTAGCCTATCGTGCCCCGCTGGCCTGGACTGCGCTGATGGACTATTTCCGCAGCCGTCTGGTACCGGGTGTGGAGGAAATCTGCGGGGTGGAATATCGCCGCACAGTGACTTTGGGCAAAGCCACCGGCTGGCTGCGAGTCTGGCCGCATGAGAAGGAGGCTGTGCTCCTGGTGGAAGTCTCCCCCTCCCTGATGCGGCACCTGGGGGCCGTGCAAAACCGTGTGCGTCGTATGTTCGATCTTGATGCCCGGCCCGATGCGATTGGCAGCGTACTGGGAGCAGATCCGTTGTTGGCAGCGGTTATCACACAATTCCCGGGCCTCCGCGTGGGAGGTGCCTGGGACACCTTCGAACTGGCGGTGCGGGCCGTGCTGGGACAGCAGATCACAGTTGCGGCGGCGACTACCCTTTCAGGCAGGCTCGCAGCCCGGATCGGCAATGAGATGGAGACACCCTTTCCCCAGCTTCACCGCCATGCCATCACCGCCGAGGCTATGCAGGCCCTGACGGTGGAGGACCTGTGCCATATGGGCCTAGTAAGAGCACGGGCGGAGACGCTGAAGCACCTGGCCCAGTTTGCCCTGGAGGGTGGACTGGAGTTCCCACCCGGTCTGGATCACGAAAGCGCTGTAGCCAAGCTCGTCGAGCTGCCAGGCATCGGCCCCTGGACGGCCCACTACATCGCCATGCGCGCCCTGCGTTTCCCGGATGCCTTTCCCGCTGCGGATCTGGGGCTGCGCAAAGCCATCGGCGAAGGCATCTTAATCCCCACCAAACAGGCCGAGCTCCGCTCGCTGGACTGGCGGCCTTGGCGCGCTTATGCAGCCGCGGCCCTTTGGAAAAGTCTCACCCCATGA
- a CDS encoding methylated-DNA--[protein]-cysteine S-methyltransferase — protein MKPTLYYTQTSSPIGGITLVASEAGLCGLYLEGQRHWPRDTDTWVRDDEGARFDAVLMALARYFMGKDLRFSLPLDLVTGTDFQQKVWQALQEIPAGQTWTYGQLARHVESPAAVRAVGAAVGRNPLSIIIPCHRVIGQDGSLTGYAGGLDRKRWLLAHEGAELAINAP, from the coding sequence ATGAAACCGACTCTCTATTACACCCAGACCTCCTCCCCCATCGGCGGGATCACTCTCGTCGCCTCAGAGGCGGGTCTGTGCGGCCTTTATCTGGAAGGCCAGCGCCACTGGCCACGCGATACCGACACGTGGGTACGGGATGATGAAGGTGCCCGCTTTGATGCCGTCCTGATGGCCCTCGCCCGCTACTTCATGGGCAAAGACCTGCGCTTTTCCCTGCCGCTGGATCTGGTGACCGGCACCGACTTCCAACAAAAAGTGTGGCAAGCGCTGCAGGAGATCCCCGCAGGCCAAACCTGGACCTATGGACAACTGGCGCGTCATGTGGAGTCCCCCGCTGCCGTCCGGGCCGTAGGTGCTGCCGTGGGGCGGAATCCACTGTCCATCATCATTCCTTGCCATCGGGTGATCGGGCAGGACGGCAGCCTAACGGGTTATGCGGGCGGGCTGGACCGCAAACGCTGGCTGCTGGCCCATGAGGGGGCGGAACTGGCGATCAACGCTCCTTAG